Within Rattus rattus isolate New Zealand chromosome 12, Rrattus_CSIRO_v1, whole genome shotgun sequence, the genomic segment TAATGTCACCGTTTATGGAAATGCTACAGTGGGCACCCCTGTCACAACAGTCCAGGCTGTGGATAGAGACTTGGGGACAAACGCACAGATCACTTACAGTTACAGTCAGAAAGTTCCACAAGAATCCAAGGAATTATTCCACCTGGATGAAGTTACTGGAGTCGTTAAGCTTTCCAGTAAGATCGGTGGGAATGTTCTACAGACACATAAGCTCACCATCCTCGCTAACGGACCTGGCTGTATTCCCGCAGTGATCACTGCTCTCGTGTCGATCATCAAAGTCGTTTTCAGACCCCCAGAAATTGTCCCACGTTACATCGCAAATGAGATGGATGGTGTCGTGTATCTGAAAGAACTGGAGCCTGTTAATACTCCAATCGCGTTTTTCACCATCAGAGATCCGGAAGGCAAATACAAGATTAACTGCTACTTGGAGGGTGAGGGGCCATTCAGGCTAGCACCCTACAAGCCATACAACAACGAATACTTGTTGGAGACCACAAAACCTATGGACTATGAGCTGCAGCCGTTCTATGAAATAGCTgtagtggcctggaactcagaggggTTTCATGACAAGAGAATCATTAAAGTACAACTTCtagatgacaatgacaatgcccctgttttccttcagcccTTGATAGAACTGACCATTGAAGAAAACAATGCACCCAATGCCTTTCTGACGAAGCTCTATGCTACAGATGCTGACAGTGGAGAGATGGGCCGAGTTTCCTACTTCTTGGGACCCGATGCTCCGTCCTATTTTTCCTTAGACAGCGTCACAGGGATTCTGACCGTTTCCACTCAgctggacagagaagagaaagaaaagtacagGTACACTGTCCGAGCAGTGGACTGTGGGAAGCCACCCAGAGAATCAGTGGCTACAGTGGCTCTCACCGTGTTGGATAAAAATGACAACAGTCCGAGGTTCATCAACAAAGACTTCAGCTTTTTTGTGCCAGAAAACTTTCCGGGATATGGTGAAATTGGAGTCATTAGTGTAACAGATGCCGATGCTGGGAGGAATGGATGGGTAGCCCTCTCGGTAATGAACCAGAGTGATATTTTCGTCATAGATACAGGTAAAGGCATGTTGAGAGCTAAAGTCTCTTTAGACAGAGAACAGCAAAGCTCATACACTCTGTGGGTGGAAGCTGTTGATGGGGGCGAGCCTGCCCTTTCTTCTACCACAAAAATCACAATTCTCCTTCTGGACATCAATGACAACCCtccccttgttttgtttcctcaaTCTAATATGTCTTATTTGCTGGTCCTACCCTCTACTCTCCCTGGCTCCCCAGTGACAGAGGTCTATGCAGTTGACAAAGATACAGGCATGAATGCAGTCATAGCTTATAGTATCATAGGGAGAAGAGGTCCCAGGCCTGAGTCCTTCAGAATTGACCCCAAGACTGGCAACATCACTCTGGAGGAAGCCTTGCTGCAGACAGATTATGGTTTGCATCGCTTACTCGTGAAAGTGAGTGATCACGGATACCCCGAACCTCTCCATTCCACGGTCATGGTGAACTTATTTGTCAATGACACTGTCAGTAACGAGAGCTACATTGAGAGCCTTTTAAGGAAGGAACCAGAAATtaatatagaagagaaagaaccACAAATCTCAATAAAGCCAACTCATAGGAAGGTAGAGTCTATGTCCTGTATGCCCACATTGGTGGCTCTGTCTGTCATAAGCTTGGGTTCCATCACACTAGTTACAGGGATGGGGATATACATTTGCTTACGGAAAGGTAAAAAACATCACAGGGAAGAGGACAATTTGGAAGTACAGATTCCATTGAAAGGAAAAATTGActtgtgtatgagagagagaaaaccaatgGATATTTCTAACATTTGATATGCCATCGTGGAATCACACGGAGGGACGTTTTAACTGCCACAGGGAGTCTTTGTCACACGAACAACAGTGTGCTGATGCAGTTCCACTAAAGGACAATTAATTTATAACTTGTATCATATTGTAAATAGCTGTTTACAGGTTTTTAATTCAAATTCAGAAGTTATAAAATGTGtacagaatttttaaatgaaaattagtaCTAACAGCTCTATCattgttatttatatatataaatacatatatatatataaaatgttggaCATAACTGGCAGCTCTAATACACCAAGCAGATGACTGGAAAAGCTCAAGACTAAGgtaagaaaagaacatttttgttgtttctaaaatgtcttttcaccacaagagggcaccagCTTCCCCTTAGCAGGGAACTGTGGTATTGTACATGATAGTTGTACATGAAATTAAGGAgagagtatattttaaatatattgtttttaacattaaatataaaattagggTAAATTGACTTCTCTACTTAAATGtatgacaagaaagaaaagaaatccacttGTAAACCGAAAATGTATTACCTCGTAGGTACATGGATTATAGTTTGAAAGAGACGTCATTTAAAAAGAAGTGCAATTCATTTTGGGCACGCATCAAAACATTGCCATGTGTTACAAAATTTGACCTGCTGAAGAGTGCGATGTTTTGTGTAACTCCacctgctttctgtttgtttcccaCTGCACTTGCTAGAATTACAAGGGGTGGGCATCATCTATGGATTCTTCCTTACATAAAAAGTATCTAGTCGATGCACTCAGTAAAAGAGCAAGACACTCGTCAGTGTCTCAATCTCTACTTGCTTGCTTGGTGTTTATTATATCTTAGTGCATTCTCAACTTGTCAGCAGCAATTCCCCCCCCCGTGGGTTTTATGTTAGCCTGAGTACACTTCTGTTCACCTACACTAcgagaaaaataaaagttgtattCAAATTCCTCAAAAGGCTACTGTACACCATTGGTTGTTTGAGGTAGGCATTTTTATATGAAAGTGATaccttttgtggttgttttggaCCATTGGCTAATGTTCTGACTTCTTTATTTGGTTCTGGAATACATCCAAAGTTTTATTTGTAAGCCCATCTGCAGATTCCTTTGATAATTTAGTTTTTACCAGCTCTTGTGCAATGAAGAAAACTGGCTTGTCAGTGATTTCTAACGCTTCCTTCTTTGCATGAGATGgaaattttactttatgtatgaaCTGTAGCGAAGCTGTCTGTATAAACAAGAAATGTGTTAGCTTCAAAATGGGTCACTTTACTTATCATCATCATGTGTCTGTACCATACCAAAATTGTTTATATGTTTgcaaattaaaagtatatattttcatattttcttgattatatttACCATTTTATATTTGAACATGGGATTGTTCTTTCACTGAAGTGCCTGCTattggtgtctgtgtgtttctaggATTAGTGAGAAACGGTAGTATTCTGCTATGCTAAAGTTTATATTAAACTAATCCATGACCTAATTAAGCATTCGGGTAAATTATTAAGGGTTTGTAAATGGTAgacatatgtagaagagaattcACTTGTATGTTTAAGTTCCTATGAAAACTTACACTCATGCATGTCTATATTCACATTAACTAATTATAGATTTTATATCACCATAACTTCCCTCACACCCTAGCAACCTCCATGCTTATTGTGTTTCACTTGCAATATTTTGCAATATTTTAAGGTAATCACACACCATAAAGAAAAAGCTTAAACATAAACACAGGACTTCTTAGGTTTATATTGATTGCTTATTCTTGCTTTCTTCACTTTGATACTCTGGATAAATAAGTATATAAGGCAGCAGGATCTTAGAcaaaaaattcaatatattttgagGAAAGTTCCTTTTGTATGACAGCCGCTTGAACTAAGAGACTGATGAGACCATTTAAGTCCATAAGCTGTTCTTTCATAACTCTTACgtaacaaagaagaaacacaatttTTTTCCAGTCCTGTTTGgcttagtttctttttaaaatagagaagCTACATAAAAGACATGTAGCAGCATTAATAAAAAATGTGTGCTCCACAGGCTTCATGACTTTCAGCGcgattctaaaaaggaaaaaaaaaattctattcatTTCACAGTTTGAACATGGCTCATGTGTTTGGGGGGGGATGGTTATTGAACTTCATTTCTTGCATGAGAAATATCAATGACcttaataaaattatgtatttataaataattttgttgtAGGATTTCCTTTACATCATTTTGCTCACGTTAAACAGAGACGTAGCAGGGGAAGCTAAAGTAAATAAGCTTTAAAAGCTTCTTTTTCCTAAGACCCTGTGCTGGAACAGTTGCCAAAATGTATGCTAATCATGTCAATGTTGTTAGTGAAGCTGGCACAAAGATAACTGTTCCATTCATTAAAAGCCCTCACATCCATTTAACAGTTTGAGAACCAGTGAGCTCCCTTGCCCAATTCAGTGATGAAGAGACGGCTCTGATATTTGCCCTGCCAAATCCATCTTACAATGCGGAGGAAAGGCTTCATAATTTGAACTTGGAAATGTAAAACCAACATAGTAATTTCATCGGAATGAAACAACATCACTTACATTATTTTTGCATTACTCGATTCTTGACCatgatctttttttaaaggtattaattttttttctagcagaTACAAaggctaaaacacacacacaaacacacagagaaacacacacacacacacacacacacacacacacaactcttaaAACAATCCTGAGGACCTGGTAAATACCCAATCCCTAGCATTTTGGATGCTGATACTGGTGCAGTGTTTTTGAAAATAGCAGGCTTGATTGTACTATTAGTAAAAGAACCATTAAAGAACAGTGTATAAAGTTGAGGTGATTGCAATAAgaagtctcaagaaaaaaaaggagaaatcaagAATTTTTTCTTGAAGACTAATTGCAATATATTGACCTTTGACAAACAAGAGTAAATGCAATCAAAATGTAGCTGTGAAAAGGGGGTGTTGTTCACCCCCATGGGGCAGCCTCAGCTCTTGGAGACGTGAAACAAAACACCTGGGATGCTTTCACTCTTAGTGAATTTGTACACACAAGGTAAAGCAGTACACTATCACAACATCCGCGTGGCTGACATGCATACTCTGCCTATTTTGGTCTGTTTGCATACAATAGTGAATATTGACAAGAGAGCTGACGGTCATGCATGAAAGCATAAAAAGTTACTAACTAAATTTAGTCCTCATTACTGGGCAATGCAGATCTGTGAACTTTTTCCTGGTTATTTAAgtgaaaatatgtaaattttccAGTAGCATATATTGAATCAATctttaataattttcaaatgtcaCTTGTTTGTACATAATGGTTCTTAATATTTCTACTCTTCCTTCTATAATATAAACCCCTAAACTTAAATTATTTTCCActacacttattttatttttagtgggGTCATGATGCactcatgtgtggaggtcagaggacaacctgtacCGGTTacttccagggatcaaactcaggttataaGACATGGCAAGCCTCTTTCCCCATCGAGTCGTCCCACTTAGCCTCTGGGCCTCTGGATTGCCTTCCTTTAAGGATATCACACAAAGTAATGAACTTCACTGAACCTAATAATGTACAAAGTCAGAACACTGTGCTAGTTAAAAACATCCAGCTTCTCATTTTACATGTATTTCCTATGTATAATGAGCACAGATTTAACAGTCAAGGAGGCAGAGCCCCTTACCAACATGCGTTATGATGTGGAAGGcctataagaaaacaaaattataaaaacttcTACCTAATGAAAATGCCTATTTCATGGCTGTCATAGAAACGGGACCTACCCTAATCCTAGACACTTCCAGAAGACCTCGGAACAGAAGTGATTTCTGATCTGTGTCCCTCTCAAACATGATGTCTAAGAATATCTAAAGAGGGAAgtgctaggccactgaggcaagagtgggtgagtgggtgggtgagtaccctcatagaggcagggagagggacaagggaatagggggcttgtggaggggaaactggggaggggataacatttgaaatgtaaataaataaaatagccaaataaataaataaataaaaataaaagtgtcctCCTAGGCAGCAGGATATAGGACAAGAGAAAGGGATCTGAGAATGGCAAGAACgtgagcgtgtgtgagtgtgtgtgtgtgtgtgtgtgtgtgtgtgtgtgtgtgcacgtgcacgcacagAGCTACCACCCTTTCAGGCTTCAGAGATAAAagcaatgaaagaaatcaaaagttgGTTTGGAGAGGTAACATAGAATGTTAATTAAAAAAGGCTGTGTTGAAAAGAGCACTTTGATCAGGTATACAAACTGTGTAGAAAAGTAGATACATATCAGACAAAGCCTACTGACAATGTGACTAAAAGAAGCCTTACATTATAATATATGAAACAGATGGCATAACAACTGATTAAACTGGCGGTAGTATAAGAATTTGTGTACGGTAACCAGAAAGTTGTTTCTGAAATTTCctttgagcctttttttttttacaaaattgaaaaagataaggGATTACGTTCACATTAAATCAATTAAGCAATGAGAAATTTGAGGCAATAGCTGCCATCTCTAATGTTGGGTTTTATGACAGATTAAATTACAAAGGCACCGATTTCCccagtttatttcatctttatgtCTGTCAATTCTACTCAATCCACCAAGCATTACTGTGTGGCCATGTGGTAGATATTTTATTATGAGAATAATGTCACCAAATATGTCTTATTCCAAACATTTGATGCTGCATTTGGCATACAGGCACGatttaaatacacatacacaaaggttTCATGCTGAAAACTTGGGGGAAAAATAGTGAGATGTCAATAGATGAAATTCAGTATAAAATAGAATTGCCAATGTTGTCTGAGTGAAAAAGGACTATGAGGAATTTAGTAATTTAAGGAAGATCTAGAAAACATAACTTCAAGAAATAGGAAATAACAGGGAAGGGGTACAGGCCCCGAGCTTCAATATcagttttcaataaaataatttagcaCATTCCATTCTCtacattgtttttgcttttgttttttgttcttttgggtttttttttttttttggaaaaaatttATCAGTTCCTCTCTGTCAATAGGAACGTTTCTATTCACAGCTTAAAAAGTATAGAGTGGATACAATACTGTATGATATGCAGTCTTGGGTTCTCTTCTGTACACTCTCCCCTTCTAAAATCCAATTGtgtaaatttttattagaaatatgaAATTACAAAGAGActgatttttccattttatttcatgcTTATCTCTGTCTGTTATATTCAATTTATCAAACAATATTACTGTGTGCCCATGTGGTAGGTAACTTATATTAAGTAGAACTTTAGGAATTGAATGAGATTACTATGTTTTCACTAGTGAAATATTCTATGACATTAGTTATTGCTATTAGAATTTTAAATGTACCTTGAAGTGATCATAACAGTTTATTCTTCCATTCTTCTATCAAAACAATATTCTATGTTACATAACAAAAGCCCATGAGTTTAACAATGTTTTAAAGACCTTACTTGCTCCCTGCTTCAATGTAGTTATCTTCCTTTCATATAGAGtaagtttcagttttctttctctctgacaaTGACATTCCATAttccttttctttgagaaagaCCCACAGGCCCAGAAGTTTGAAGCTGTGATACTCTAGATACTAAACCACTAATTTCACACATGAAGCAACTAAGACATTTAATGTTAGAGAAAGGTTTAGAGATGGGAGGAAAAAGAGCCTGGATTCacatgagagagggggagggggggggggagggagagagggggggagggggagggagagagagagagagagagagagagagagagagagagagactataaaagaaaaaacaatacatctgtggcagtttgaataagaCTAGCCCTCATAGGCACAAATATTTGACTAGTTGGTCCCTAGTCCTTGGAGCTGTTTTGAGAAGGATCCATATGTATGTCCTTCTTGGAGTAGATTTGGTCTTTTAGAAGAGACACATCACTCAagttgggctttgagatttccaaACAGTAACCATATCCAGTGTCTCTGTTTTCCACTTGTGGATCTGGATGTACACTCTCAGCAGTAGCTGTTCCATGCTCACTGCCAGCTGCCATGTTCCTTGCCGTGACGATCATGCACTCTAGCTGTCTGGGGATATAAATCACAAATCAAACTCTTTCACACCTGTCCTTGGACATGATGTTTcatcaaaggaatagaaaaactaattaagacagaagtgggtgattgctgtgacagacctgctCATGATGTGATTTGGAGGATGTGAAAGACGGtgactttgggctagaaaagcagTTAAATGCTGTAAGTGGGGCTTAATGTGCCATTTAAGTAAGAACTTGGGAGACAGTAGTGCTAAGAGTAAAATGGACTATGGTGACCCAAATCAAGAGATTGTGGAGGTTAGCAATATTAGCAACTGGTCTAGAGagcattcttgtgatattttggcaaagaatgcaAATGCTTTTTGCAGTAGTCCTAAGAACTTGCTTGAGGCAAATCAAAGAGTTTTGGAGTAATGTCAGTGGCAGAGGAGATTCCAAGAGAGCTTAATATTGAGTCTGTCACATGGTTATTAGCAACCACTTTTGTGTGGGTCTCAAAGCAAAAGAACTAGCAtggcaaaaagaaatacaaactgtGCGATTTTGTGAGTAAAAAGAAAGCACCAGGAAGTTTAAGCCAATGGTTTtgctgaaaaggaaaatataggaCCAAAATGAGACAGAATAAAGGATCTCAGAGCAAGATCCTACCCAGTCAATCCTGTATCTtgtgagagaaagaaaccaaagtttaTCTATTCCTAAAGAGCAACAAAAAAAGTCAAAGGTTGTGAAAATTTCATTAAAGGAATAGGCCAAATAAGCAGGCAGAGAAAATTGGTAGCATCAGCAATTTGGTTCTGGTTCAAGAGTAATGAAGGATACTGGATTAAGGCATTGTGGAAACTTTCTCACCTGTTCAGCAAATGTACAGAGGCCAAGCCTGTGAACAAGGATTTCTTCATGGAAGATCTGAGGTGTCACTGAGTGAAGATGTGAAAGCAAAAGCTGGATTGTGTCGGAGTCCCCAAAATGTTAGAGGTAATAGTCTGTGGCATATCTTCCAAGGAGAACTTTGTACAGGGAGTGGTACCAGCCCAACAAAGAGAAAAGTATGTTGTAGTCAGCAAAGCTAGAAGATCAGAGCCACCTGAgccctttgacatcagacatggagttaCAGGATTTGGAAATTTCTCTTCCtattttcagtcttgctttgttcctgtatttcttcactATGCCTCTTTCCTCTATTTTTGAATTATAATGTATGTTCTGTGTCATTCTGTGTTTGGAGatcataattttcctttttattttgcatgAGTTAAAATTGAGAGATTGCCTTGATTCTCAGAAGAACCCTTGAGACAGAAAGATTATTGGGGGCGATGGCTTTTGAGGTTGAAATGAAATTCATTTTGCATTATTATAAGGCCAGGAGAGTATCGTGAATAGGAAGTgatatgtggtagtttgaatcaGAATGTCCCCCACGGgcacatatgtttgaatactaTGTCCCAGGTCAGTACAGTTGTTTGAGAAATATTTTGAAGGAGTGAGTTTATTGAGTAAGAAATGTCACTGGAAGTGAGCTTTGTGGTGGTaagtgagctttctgttgttataaaattataaaattaaaatgctgtcttttatcccc encodes:
- the Pcdh20 gene encoding protocadherin-20, with translation MRGRGNARSSLVQAVSLRPATWHPCLDMGHLHRPSSRTSHRNLPHVVLLFLFVGPFNCLASYSRATELLYSLNEGLPAGVLIGSLAEDLRLLPRASGRQSQQLLHPERTAAEGNPPLSFSLASGGLSGQYVTLDNRSGELHTSAQEIDREALCLDGGGGAAWGGSTSIASSPSSDSCLLLLDVLVLPQEYFRFVKVKIAIRDINDNAPQFPISEISVWVPENSPVNTRLAIEHPAVDPDVGINGVQTYRLLDYHGMFTLDVEENENGERTPYLIVMGALDRETQDQYVSIIIAEDGGSPPLLGSATLTIGISDINDNCPLFIDSQINVTVYGNATVGTPVTTVQAVDRDLGTNAQITYSYSQKVPQESKELFHLDEVTGVVKLSSKIGGNVLQTHKLTILANGPGCIPAVITALVSIIKVVFRPPEIVPRYIANEMDGVVYLKELEPVNTPIAFFTIRDPEGKYKINCYLEGEGPFRLAPYKPYNNEYLLETTKPMDYELQPFYEIAVVAWNSEGFHDKRIIKVQLLDDNDNAPVFLQPLIELTIEENNAPNAFLTKLYATDADSGEMGRVSYFLGPDAPSYFSLDSVTGILTVSTQLDREEKEKYRYTVRAVDCGKPPRESVATVALTVLDKNDNSPRFINKDFSFFVPENFPGYGEIGVISVTDADAGRNGWVALSVMNQSDIFVIDTGKGMLRAKVSLDREQQSSYTLWVEAVDGGEPALSSTTKITILLLDINDNPPLVLFPQSNMSYLLVLPSTLPGSPVTEVYAVDKDTGMNAVIAYSIIGRRGPRPESFRIDPKTGNITLEEALLQTDYGLHRLLVKVSDHGYPEPLHSTVMVNLFVNDTVSNESYIESLLRKEPEINIEEKEPQISIKPTHRKVESMSCMPTLVALSVISLGSITLVTGMGIYICLRKGKKHHREEDNLEVQIPLKGKIDLCMRERKPMDISNI